ACTCACTCAACTCCTCGACGCCCAGATCCGGACGGGTACGCTGGCCGCCCGCGTCGCGACTGACGCCGGGCATGAGGCCCTGGGCCTCATCCCAACGGATGGTGTGGACGCTGCGCCCGGTGCGGGAAGCCAGTTGGCCGATGCGAATGGGTTCGGACATGTCGTCGTCTTGAGTCCCCA
The sequence above is a segment of the Myxococcaceae bacterium JPH2 genome. Coding sequences within it:
- a CDS encoding MerR family DNA-binding transcriptional regulator — protein: MSEPIRIGQLASRTGRSVHTIRWDEAQGLMPGVSRDAGGQRTRPDLGVEELSE